A stretch of the Mustela nigripes isolate SB6536 chromosome X, MUSNIG.SB6536, whole genome shotgun sequence genome encodes the following:
- the FOXR2 gene encoding forkhead box protein R2, protein MDIKLKNSEFWYSLHGQVPGLLDWDMGSEFFLPCTTDQCHLAEQNLAKYRLRVMEPPNMSQDSRPSLDKDGPDSEPNLWMWVNPNITCPLGSQETLKPSKEKDVTSMLPYPQPLPKEEKSNYSKAAVMESLPTSSSKKSSPQKWFTYSPGDWEFTEEKTEEQDDKCSVSLQSPNKGECFQNQKLWQGNSQERRSWPRPPLNYSHLIALALRNSPPCGLNVQEIYNFTRHHFPFFWTAPNGWKNTIRHNLCFLSSFEKAPVNLQNGTNAKPRSCLWRLTEEGHRRFQEETRALAYARRESIQQCMSQPDVITSLFGL, encoded by the coding sequence ATggacataaaactaaaaaattctgaattctggtACAGTCTCCATGGCCAGGTCCCAGGGCTGCTGGACTGGGACATGGGGAGTGAGTTCTTCTTGCCCTGCACCACAGACCAGTGCCACTTAGCTGAGCAGAACCTTGCCAAATATAGACTCCGAGTAATGGAACCCCCAAATATGTCTCAAGACAGCAGACCCAGTTTGGACAAAGATGGTCCTGACTCTGAACCTAACCTGTGGATGTGGGTAAATCCCAACATCACATGCCCCCTTGGCAGCCAGGAGACCCTAAAGCCTAGTAAGGAAAAGGATGTGACAAGCATGCTTCCTTACCCTCAGCCACtcccaaaggaagaaaagtctaACTACTCAAAGGCTGCAGTGATGGAGTCACTGCCAACTTCCTCCAGCAAGAAATCTTCCCCACAGAAGTGGTTCACTTATTCCCCAGGTGACTGGgagttcacagaagaaaaaactgaggAACAAGATGACAAATGCTCCGTGTCTCTTCAATCTCCTAACAAAGGGGAGTGCTTCCAGAACCAGAAGTTATGGCAAGGCAACAGCCAGGAGAGGAGGTCCTGGCCCCGCCCTCCCCTCAATTACAGTCACCTAATAGCCCTGGCATTAAGAAACAGCCCCCCCTGTGGCCTCAATGTGCAAGAGATTTACAATTTCACCCGAcaccatttcccttttttttggaCAGCTCCAAATGGCTGGAAAAACACCATCCGCCACAACCTCTGTTTCCTGAGCAGCTTTGAGAAGGCACCAGTCAACCTTCAGAATGGAACCAATGCAAAGCCACGGTCTTGCCTCTGGCGGCTTACTGAGGAGGGACATCGTCGTTTTCAGGAAGAAACTCGTGCCTTAGCCTATGCTCGGAGGGAAAGCATCCAACAGTGCATGAGCCAGCCAGATGTGATTACTTCCCTCTTTGGCCTTTGA